The following coding sequences are from one Delphinus delphis chromosome 17, mDelDel1.2, whole genome shotgun sequence window:
- the CYP7A1 gene encoding cytochrome P450 7A1 isoform X2: MMSVSLIWGVVIAVCCCWWLLLGTRRRQMGEPPLENGLIPYLGCALQFGANPLEFLRANQRKHGHVFTCKLMGNYVHFITNPLLYHKVLYHGKYFDWKKFHFAASAKAFGHRRIDPSDGNTTDNISKTIIKTLQGDALNSLTEAMMENLQLVLRPQVVPKPKTPTWMSEGMYAFCYRVMFEAGYFTLFGKDLSGQDAQKALILNHLDHFKQFDKIFPALVAGFPIHVFKTGHYAREKLAEGLRLQKLRKRDHISELVRFLNDTLSTLDDTEKAKSFLAVLWASQANTIPATFWSLFQMIRNPEAMKAATEEVNKMLENAGQKISFEDNPIYLNRIQLDDMPVLDSIIKESLRLSSASLNIRTAKEDFTLHLQDSSYNIRKDDIIALYPQLMHLDPEIYPDPLTFKYDRYLDENGKTRSTFYSNGLKLKYYYMPFGSGATICPGRLFAVQEIKQFLILMLSYFELEFVESCVQCPPLDQSRAGLGVLPPLNDIEFRYKFKHL, encoded by the exons ATGATGAGTGTCTCTTTGATCTGGGGGGTTGTTATAGCGGTGTGCTGTTGTTGGTGGCTTCTCCTTGGAACGAGGAGAAG GCAAATGGGTGAACCACCTCTGGAGAATGGGTTGATTCCATATCTGGGCTGTGCTCTGCAGTTTGGTGCCAATCCTCTTGAGTTCCTCAGAGCAAATCAAAGGAAACATGGTCATGTTTTCACCTGCAAACTAATGGGGAACTATGTCCACTTCATCACCAATCCCTTGTTATACCATAAAGTGCTGTATCATGGAAAATACTTTGATTGGAAAAAATTTCACTTCGCTGCTTCTGCAAAG GCATTTGGACACAGACGTATTGACCCCAGTGATGGAAATACCACCGACAACATAAGTAAAACTATCATCAAGACTCTGCAGGGCGATGCCTTGAATTCCCTCACAGAAGCCATGATGGAAAACCTCCAACTTGTCCTGAGACCCCAGGTGGTTCCCAAGCCCAAGACGCCCACCTGGATGTCAGAGGGGATGTATGCCTTTTGCTATCGAGTGATGTTTGAAGCTGGGTATTTCACGCTCTTTGGCAAAGATCTCTCAGGGCAAGATGCACAAAAAGCACTCATTCTAAATCACCTGGACCACTTCAAGCAATTTGACAAAATCTTTCCAGCCCTGGTAGCAGGCTTCCCCATTCACGTGTTCAAGACGGGCCACTACGCCCGGGAGAAACTGGCGGAGGGCTTGCGGCTCCAGAAACTCAGAAAGAGAGACCACATCTCGGAACTGGTCAGGTTTCTGAATGACACGCTCTCTACCTTGGACGACACGGAGAAAGCCAAGTCGTTCCTCGCTGTCCTCTGGGCCTCGCAAGCAAACACCATTCCAGCGACTTTCTGGAGCTTATTTCAAATGATTAG GAACCCGGAGGCAATGAAAGCGGCCACTGAAGAAGTGAATAAAATGCTAGAGAACGCTGGTCAAAAAATTAGCTTTGAAGACAATCCAATTTATTTGAACCGGATACAACTGGATGACATGCCCGTGCTAG aCAGTATCATCAAGGAGTCTCTGAGGCTTTCCAGTGCTTCGCTGAACATCCGGACTGCTAAGGAGGATTTCACTTTGCACCTCCAGGACAGTTCCTATAATATCCGCAAAGATGACATCATAGCTCTTTATCCGCAGTTAATGCATTTAGACCCAGAAATCTACCCGGACCCTTTG ACATTTAAATATGATCGCTATCTTgatgaaaatggaaagacaagGAGCACCTTCTATAGTAATGGACTCAAGTTAAAGTACTACTACATGCCCTTTGGGTCAGGAGCAACTATATGTCCTGGAAGATTATTTGCTGTCCAGGAAATTAAGCAATTTTTGATTCTGATGCTTTCCTATTTTGAACTGGAGTTTGTGGAGAGCTGTGTTCAATGTCCCCCTTTGGACCAGTCCCGTGCAGGCCTGGGTGTTTTACCACCATTAAATGATATTGAGTTTAGATATAAATTCAAACATCTGTGA
- the CYP7A1 gene encoding cytochrome P450 7A1 isoform X1, which yields MMSVSLIWGVVIAVCCCWWLLLGTRRRQMGEPPLENGLIPYLGCALQFGANPLEFLRANQRKHGHVFTCKLMGNYVHFITNPLLYHKVLYHGKYFDWKKFHFAASAKAFGHRRIDPSDGNTTDNISKTIIKTLQGDALNSLTEAMMENLQLVLRPQVVPKPKTPTWMSEGMYAFCYRVMFEAGYFTLFGKDLSGQDAQKALILNHLDHFKQFDKIFPALVAGFPIHVFKTGHYAREKLAEGLRLQKLRKRDHISELVRFLNDTLSTLDDTEKAKSFLAVLWASQANTIPATFWSLFQMIRNPEAMKAATEEVNKMLENAGQKISFEDNPIYLNRIQLDDMPVLDSIIKESLRLSSASLNIRTAKEDFTLHLQDSSYNIRKDDIIALYPQLMHLDPEIYPDPLWLLPGFPGGAVVESPPADAGDAGSCPGPGRSHMPWSGGAREPWPLSLRVRSLCFATGEATTTFKYDRYLDENGKTRSTFYSNGLKLKYYYMPFGSGATICPGRLFAVQEIKQFLILMLSYFELEFVESCVQCPPLDQSRAGLGVLPPLNDIEFRYKFKHL from the exons ATGATGAGTGTCTCTTTGATCTGGGGGGTTGTTATAGCGGTGTGCTGTTGTTGGTGGCTTCTCCTTGGAACGAGGAGAAG GCAAATGGGTGAACCACCTCTGGAGAATGGGTTGATTCCATATCTGGGCTGTGCTCTGCAGTTTGGTGCCAATCCTCTTGAGTTCCTCAGAGCAAATCAAAGGAAACATGGTCATGTTTTCACCTGCAAACTAATGGGGAACTATGTCCACTTCATCACCAATCCCTTGTTATACCATAAAGTGCTGTATCATGGAAAATACTTTGATTGGAAAAAATTTCACTTCGCTGCTTCTGCAAAG GCATTTGGACACAGACGTATTGACCCCAGTGATGGAAATACCACCGACAACATAAGTAAAACTATCATCAAGACTCTGCAGGGCGATGCCTTGAATTCCCTCACAGAAGCCATGATGGAAAACCTCCAACTTGTCCTGAGACCCCAGGTGGTTCCCAAGCCCAAGACGCCCACCTGGATGTCAGAGGGGATGTATGCCTTTTGCTATCGAGTGATGTTTGAAGCTGGGTATTTCACGCTCTTTGGCAAAGATCTCTCAGGGCAAGATGCACAAAAAGCACTCATTCTAAATCACCTGGACCACTTCAAGCAATTTGACAAAATCTTTCCAGCCCTGGTAGCAGGCTTCCCCATTCACGTGTTCAAGACGGGCCACTACGCCCGGGAGAAACTGGCGGAGGGCTTGCGGCTCCAGAAACTCAGAAAGAGAGACCACATCTCGGAACTGGTCAGGTTTCTGAATGACACGCTCTCTACCTTGGACGACACGGAGAAAGCCAAGTCGTTCCTCGCTGTCCTCTGGGCCTCGCAAGCAAACACCATTCCAGCGACTTTCTGGAGCTTATTTCAAATGATTAG GAACCCGGAGGCAATGAAAGCGGCCACTGAAGAAGTGAATAAAATGCTAGAGAACGCTGGTCAAAAAATTAGCTTTGAAGACAATCCAATTTATTTGAACCGGATACAACTGGATGACATGCCCGTGCTAG aCAGTATCATCAAGGAGTCTCTGAGGCTTTCCAGTGCTTCGCTGAACATCCGGACTGCTAAGGAGGATTTCACTTTGCACCTCCAGGACAGTTCCTATAATATCCGCAAAGATGACATCATAGCTCTTTATCCGCAGTTAATGCATTTAGACCCAGAAATCTACCCGGACCCTTTG tggctgctcccgggcttccctggtggcgcagtggttgagagtccgcctgccgatgcaggggacgcgggttcgtgccccggtccgggaagatcccacatgccgtggagcggcggagcacgtgagccatggccgctgagcctgcgcgtccggagcctgtgcttcgcaacgggagaggccacaaca ACATTTAAATATGATCGCTATCTTgatgaaaatggaaagacaagGAGCACCTTCTATAGTAATGGACTCAAGTTAAAGTACTACTACATGCCCTTTGGGTCAGGAGCAACTATATGTCCTGGAAGATTATTTGCTGTCCAGGAAATTAAGCAATTTTTGATTCTGATGCTTTCCTATTTTGAACTGGAGTTTGTGGAGAGCTGTGTTCAATGTCCCCCTTTGGACCAGTCCCGTGCAGGCCTGGGTGTTTTACCACCATTAAATGATATTGAGTTTAGATATAAATTCAAACATCTGTGA